DNA sequence from the Cyprinus carpio isolate SPL01 chromosome A9, ASM1834038v1, whole genome shotgun sequence genome:
GCGAATGTTGCATTAATGATGGTGAGATGTCTTCAACAGCAGCCATGGGTGGGGATCACGGACACGGACATGGCAAACTGTCCATGCCAGACTACAAAGTGTGGAAATGGGAAGGAACGCCGCTGGAAGCAACCCAGCAGAGGCTCGCTCGAAGAGGGCTCAGGGACCCCTGGGCTCGGTAAGATCATACAGTTTAATATATTTGCCCCTGAATTGTTTTCCTGGAGTCCTCTGTAGCATGCATCATGACATTACTTTatggcattacatcacttgctcaccaatggatcctctgcagtgaatgggtgccgtcagaatgagagtccaaacagctgataaaaacaccacaataatccacaacatttcagtccatcagttaacatcatcTGATGTGaaaaggtgtgtgtttataagaaacaaatacatcaagacGTTTTAAATGTTAAAGCATCACTTCTGGCtgaaatacgagtccataatccataaaatcACTTCCTCCAGTCATCaagtccatctcctgttctcctctcacatcaaaatccacccacatatttgatTAGAACTATTTTAGTCTGTTTTCTCTTGTAAAccctttttcactggagaaagcaatattatgaatagaggactcatatcttagccagaagcaacggttttaaagtttaaaaaacacatcttgatAGTATTTTTTCTTTCGACCATGCAccgtttcacttcacaagatgttcacAAGATGGtaattgatgggctggagtggtgtgggttacctgtggattattgtgatgtttttctcagctgtttggactctcattccagcggcacccattcactgcagagcatccactggtgagcaagtcaCGTAATGCTatgtttttccaaatctgttcttatgTAGAAACAAACTCTGCAACGGTctactacatcttggatgacctgaggctaacacattttcaacaaattgtatttatttttggtgaactatccctttaaattgaacGGGAATTCTCTCAAAGTGACTTATAGGCCATCGTTTCAGTGCATTCAGTCTCATATTATCCTCAAACAGTCAAATTTCGAACTGGAATATGGAAAGGATTGTCATCTATGTATAGTTGGCTGTTATAGACCACCTGCAGCTATCAGTGATGCTTTTACCTCACTGTCAGCTGTTTTAACTGACCTGCTTTCTAAAGATCTTGTATTATTGGGTGATTTGAATCGGAATTGGTTGACATCAAACTCAGATCAATTCAAAGCATATTTGTGATTCTGTGAATCTTACTCAAATTATTGAATCACCTACACGACCTAATCATAAGAACCCTAGCAAGTCCACTTTAATAGATATTATACTAACAAATAAACTGCACAAATACACCTACTGTATACAGGGGTTTTTCCTGATGATGTTAGTGAGTCTATTAACTGTTAATAGTCAAAGGTATAATCTGCGTTCAAATAGGTATATTCTCTTAAATGTTCCCTTAATGAAGACAGGGTTAGGaaaaactgctttttatttatagTGCACCAACTGCTGGGAATGAGATTCAAAGATTATTGAAACTTACTGTACTTATTTCAGTCAATGAGTTTAAGTCATATCTCAACCAAACATTCCAAACTGTCTGCACCTGTTCTTAATTTTAATTGTGACTATTtgtgattattgttttatgtacttattttactttgtttctaTCATGTTCACTGTGTGCTGTTACCTTGGCCAGGGCTCACTTGTAAATGAGATACCTAtctcaatgtgattttttttttcccctggttaaataaaggtataataaaaataaaaaaattgatataaaatgtttattaaaataaaaacttttctgtACATTTGACATCAGCAGTGGTTTATAGAACAGGACATTTTGAAAGTAAGAAAATGAAGCACTAAAGGATGACAACGTTTGTTTTTGCAGGAATGAGGCGTGGAGATATACGGGCAGCTTTGGCATCCCAGTTACCTTCCGAGACGTTCTCCTCCGTGGATTTAAGACAGGATTCGCAGCATTTGCAGTGGCACTGGCAGTGGAGTATGCTTTCTTTCCTCCAAAGAAGTCAGAGCACTAATAGCGTGGCTAAAGCTCAGTAGAGCCAGTTGCTGCCGGACTCTGTGTGTGCTGCAGGTTTTAAGCCTGTTATTGTCTATCCATGAAGACGTTAGCCCATGAAAGGCTTCGTAATACCTGTGCTCATTCATGGTTATGTTTCCTTTGACcattctgtaaaataaacataaattaattgaattgGGCTGGggatgtttgttttatgttaattggCTATTATAGCCAAACCTTTAGAATGTAATTTAACTTGAAATTACTATCGTAAAATGTTATTCTTTAAATAAGTATAAGTACCAGTGATTTGCATGTTACATTTCCTGAATATGAAGAGGTTCACATGAATGCAAATCTAAGATAATATTCTGGCTATGAAATCCTTGACATCCTCAAAAGTGTACTGTTGTGTGCTTAAAGTGTATGTCTGTGTCTTTTTGCTTTGTTGTGCATACTGAAGTATGAATCAAAATGATTGTCTCTGGCATTGCACAGATGCTGCCAGTTAGATTGAAaggttaatatttaatttaacggggaaatgtgtgtgtaaaatatcatGAACTTTTAGTCTGTTGACTTATCTTCTAGCTAAACAGAAATAGCTACCAGGAGAGGAACAGGTTACCAGAAGTTAGATGGAGCTTACTTATTAACACTATCTTACTAGacattgttttacagtttttcataTCTAATAAGTTTTTAGTTGCAGTTGTATGTGATATTAAGTGTAAATTGtaaaaggctgtgaaaatgttCACAGAATCATTTTATATAACAGTTTTACCAAGAGAAGTTGGTACATCTTTAAATGTCATCAAACATAACCTCTAAGTATATTGGAACCATATGCAGACACATACAACTGTGAACTTTGTGTACAATGATGTCAAATATTtgtgtatacaggtgctggtcatataattagaatatcatcaaaaagtttatttatttcactaattccattcaaaaagtgaaacttgtatattatattcattaattacacacagaccgatatttcaaatgtttatttcttttaattttgatgattataactgacaactaaggaaaatcccaaattcagtatctcagaaaattagaatattgtgaaaaggttcaatattgaagacacctggtgccacactctaatcagttaattcaaaacacctgcaaaggcctttaaatggtctctcagtctagttctgtgggctacacaatcatggggaatactgctgacttgacagttgtccaaaagacgaccattgacaccttgcacaaggagggcaagacacaaaaggtcattgcaaaaaaggctggctgttcacagagctctgtgtccaagcacattaatagagagtcgtagggaaggaaaagatgtggtagaaaaaaaagtgtacaaggagagaattgtgaaacaaaacccattcaaaaatgtggaggagattcacaaagagtggactgcagctggagtcagtgcttcaagaaccactacacacagacgtatgcaagacatgggtttcagctgtcgcatttcttgtgtcaagccactcttgaacaacagacagcatcagaagcgtcttccctgggctaaagacaaaaaggactggactgctgctgagtgatccaaagttatgttctctgatgaaagtaaattttgcatttcctttgtaAATCAGGGTCCCAgcgtctggaggaagagaggagaggcacacaatccacgttgcttgaggtccagtgtaaagtttccacagtcagtgatggtttggggtgccatgtcatctgctggtgttgcaccactgtgttttctggtccaaggtcaacacagccgtataccaggaagttttagagcacttcttgcttcctgctgctgaccaactttatggagttgcagatttcattttccaacaggacttggcacctgcacacagtgccgaagctaccagtacctggtttaaggaccatggtatccctgttcttaattggccagcaaactcgcctgaccttaaccccacagaaaatctatggggtattgtgaagaggaagatgcgatatgccaggcccaagaatgcagaagagctgaaggctaCTATCAGAgaaacctgggctctcataacacctgagcagtgccacagactgatcgactccatgccacgctgcattgctgcagtaattcaggcaaaaggagccccaactaagtattgagtgctgtacatgctcatacttttcatttgtatacttttcagttggccaagatttctaaaaatcctttctttgtattggttttaagtaatattctaattttctgagatactgaatttgggattttccttagttgtcagttataataatcaaaattaaaagaaataaacatttgaaatatatcagtctgtgtgtaattaatgaatataatatacaagtttcactttttgaatggaattagtgaaatcaactttttgatgatattctaattatatgaacagcacctgtgtgtgtgtgtgtgtgtgcgtgtgtgtatatatatatatatatatatagagagagagagagacaaagtgcATTTGAATGACGTAGATGGAAGTTTTGTTTCACACTTCCTCTTTAGTGTTCTATTTCGAAGCTGTAAAAGTGTCATGGAATTCCTCTTTACCGCTATTCATTTGCGAGCAGATGCTCCGTTCAGTCACAAGAACAGCTCTCTTGAGGTAAGGTTTACAGTTTTGTCTTTTAATGCGAGAATATTTGAAGTTATTGACTTTATCTCCACATAAAACACGTAGCCAcatgtaggttttttttaaagaggcGTAGTCACAAAATTTTAACGCGCAGCTAATCATAGTTTTAGAATGACATCCACATATAGGAATATTATTTGTAACTATACTTTTTACGCTGTAAATGCAACTAAAGGTCGCCTATGCATAATATGGagatttgcttttaaaaaaagatgcatttccGTAGCGCTGActgattttaaactgtaattttggCAGCCCCTGAGATGGATCATCTAGTCTTGCTCATTCAAAGACGTGCATTTATTGCTTGGACGGAGCAAGAACACTTTCTTAAACTTGTGCAGATTTAGCCGAGTAATAAAACACCCTCTTTAACCTTATGCTGTTGTACTgaattaactatttaaaaaaaataaaaataaataaccacaatattaaagagttagttcaccccaaaatgaattactcaccctcaaggtatCTTgggtgtatgactttcttctttcagacgaatccagtcggagatatattaaaaattgtctttgatcttccaagctgtttaatggcagtcagctggtgttgcagtgcatcagtccaaaagaagtgaaataaagtgcatccattcataataaaaagtgcctcacacggctctggtGGGGTgaaaaaggcctcctgtagcgaatcaatgcgtttttgtaagaaaaatatctatattcaaaACGTATtaactttaatctagcttgcgccagcagttgtacatggaagcagctgcTGTAGGATGACGTATGGGGTCGGCGTTGCCATGCGCCAGTGAGTCTTGtaaaaaccaacgtttgtttacatgataataggaagcaaagtttccttactttagcaaaggacaaccagtctcctcttggcttatatcgaaatcctccgacattcttctttacaaatcctctttttttgtacttctaattcgtgacctttgttttgatctctcccctgcgcttctACTTACTTTCTTcccttctgagcggcgcatgcgcaacgcCAACCTCCGTAtgtctattgttattattattattattattgtcctaTATCCTTGGTAGAGGACATCGGgactcaattaaaataaataataaaaaaaaaagacatgaatgaacatgcataggcaaaaacaatttttgttaaaaattaccaatacatttttaggtttcaggattatatattttttattttttttattttttattttttttaccaaactttgtataaagaaaatTCTCAACTGTGTTATTACAGAATGTTTGttataccatttttctttatgcaaaatgtgtgtaaaatggccataaacaggtttctctttatatataatgtatctataaactaaatctaatttgcatattaatgtgttttggggcaacatgtaatgaaaaaagaagtgtaatattcattcatttgttggATCTTCCAAAATGCGTAATACATTattttagtcccggtgtcctcatatgagaacatgtatgaaatcaatgtcctGTTTCGTAACTGAAAGTCATATTTcaatttgaaaccccataacaatttcctgagatgttgatttatgacacacagtttaaaaatgtcagatttaaatgataattacaaaatgttatcatatttccataagagagTCAGCAAATTAATAtcagacatttttgaagaccaaggagaggaagtggtcatggtgaaacatccaaacgtttagtatctctgaaaagccctgaatgtgctcggTAAAGGACATCCAGACTTGTGGCATGtatagtctcagagaaattcactaaaatataatgccCTCATATGCAGATGCAGGGTCTCAGGAGGTTAAAACACCCTCGATGTGAGGCATTTGGGTGTTATGAGTCATGATGGGTGTCATTTCAAGATAAAGCAAATAGCCCTCATTTACCCATACTGAGTCACATCCATGCAGTCGTACTGTGAAAGTAGTAGTAGGTCTACAGAATAAATGACCTGGCTCACCATTTTAATACAAGGAATGATGCTCtaaaacactaaatatttgtaaatgaccTAAATACTCCCAATTAAGTGTGATCTAAAACGATTCTTCCTTTCATAATGGCAGTTTTTATCATTTTGGAGCAGAATGTCTGGCCTGTACCACACTCTCAGTCAGATCACTGATGAGCTCAGCACAGACGAATGCAAGCGGATCTGTTATCTGTGCGGCTCTCTTGATATGGACAAGTTCTCTACAGATCCCAGAGGCATGTTACAATCTGTACTGTTCCAAACGAGGATGGATTACGTGTTTCTCATGGAGCTCATTCTGAAAATAAAACGCTATGATCTGCTGCAAGAAGTGCTGAGCACCAACAAGAGCACGGTTGAGGGACTGCTAAAAAATGGCCATTCTGTGTCAGAATACAGGTAATGCTCTCTGATACTCTCTGTGGATCTCCAGTTATGCACCATATGGGGCTCAAGATAATGTTTTAACTGGGGCTTTGTGTTTTTAGAGTGCTGATGGCTGATGTTAGTGAGGACATGGACACAGAGGACCTGAAGTCATTGGCATTCTTACTGAGAGGAACTTTACCAGAACATAAACTGGAAAATGTCCAGGTATGATGTCCTGAAAGCTGCTTTCTTCATGTGTGGAACTGGAATGTTTCATGTGTGGaactaagtgttttttttttaaaacatatatttgcaGAGTTTTTTAGACATTGTAGTTGAGTTGGAGAAACTCGACCAGCTCTCCAGTGAGAAGATGGACTTGATCGAACACTGCCTGAGGTCCATCCATAGGGCCGATCTCGCTAAAAAGATCAGTCACTACCAGCAGACAGGTAAGAATTACCAGCTTTATGttgttattgatgtttttgtaGATGTAACCATATTATACACTAAGTATGAGGCATGTTGTCTCATTCAGACATGTTTAGGCTACAGTATATCACTAACATGATAAactcaagaagaagaaaaaaagttacaaaagctgCCACTGGGACAGTAGAATTTGAAccatatttacccctaaagggtttAAGTACCTTAAAAGCATATATCTGTAAATAAAGTTGACCTATTAGTACCTAAATgctacatattagtaccttttgaaaaggtactgccccagtgaatTCAGTTTCAATTCAGTTCCTCTTTCCTATGTAGTTTTTTTCTGTTGCGTCATGAGAAATGAACTTTGTGGTATTTTTATGGGAAACCGAACCAGCCAGTTAATTTTTATAGGTTtcctttttaaataactgaaatccGTTTTTGCAGTGCTAATGACCAAACAAGGATCTTCGCCTCCAGACAGACTGCAGTTCTGCAGAATGCCATCGGTGAGATTTAATTTGGTTGCTTTGACTTAGCTTGAGCTTAAAATGTTTCCTACTTTAATAATCTTTTCTTCACACTCACTGTTTGTGTCATTCACAGCCAAACTGCTCATTTGGTGTCTCAACCGCTTCTTGTAATGTGAGGCCCATTTCCAAATTCTGTGGTGAGTTCATTCAAAAACAGACAGTATGTGGAAATACCctagcagtcaaaagtttgggcaaACCTCTCATGGTctctctatatttatattcaccccccccccccccccccatttgaCTGGTAGAGTGCAGAATGTTCtgtgtaattatataaatattgttcaacTTCAGTGCATTTCTTGTCTTTTGAGCTGACATGCTTCTTTATAATTATACTAATCCCTATTATAAAACacaataagtttatttatttgtttataatttttataacattttttagaTAAACCGACAACAGTGAAGAAGGAACTACTTTGCTCTAGTTCCTATCGTCaggtaatttttaatttaattttattatatatcaaGTGTTGAACGTGGTCAATCCAGTAATCTATAACAGATCAACATGTGCTGATTTGATCTCCAGCAGCAGGAGGAAGTGTACAGTATGCGGAGTGATCCCAGAGGAGTGTGTTTAATCATAGACTGTGTCGGCACTGAAGGAGGTGAGAAATCACTGATCTTATGTAGTTTGGGGCTTGGTAAggttttaatgtctttgaaagaagattcttatgtaaatcaaggctgcatttatttgatcaaaaatacagtaaaaacaataatattgtgaaatattgtttttgtaaaaaaaattacaaattttgacatttcttcttgtgatcaaagctgagtctttggtgtcacatgatccttcagagatcactCTAATTGTTTtctggtcaagaaacatttttattattatcagtgctaaaaacagttgtgttgcttaatattcatgtagaaaccatgatacttttttctggattatttgatgaacatgaagttcaaaataacatgaaataatagTCTTATCTAACAATGTTaaagtatttgatttcatttttgatcattttaatgcatacttgctgaattaaaagtacgcatttctttaaaaaaatctcattgacTCCAAACCACTGAATTGTACTGTAAATAACCGATATTAATGATTCTTTAATTTAGTTAATCAGTCACAGATTTTTTTAATCTGGTGCTATTTTTCAGTGTGGATTACATTTTTAGTACAAAACTTTATCTAAAAGTGGTTGATCCAAAAGCTACTATTCTATTGTTGTTTCTTTTCCTAGcccaaactttatttattaatttttatttttttgtaaggacAAATTGTAGtttaatcacaaaaacacaacaggatGAGCCACGAGCCATTTCCATTTAGTAATTGTAATGACCAGTAAATTTGATAGTAGACTATTATctaaccagatttttttttttttttaagtgagttgAAAATTGCAAGTCATTTGAATGTACATATGTTTGGTGATTAGTACTATTAGTACCACTTAGTTGTGAAAGAAATCACATTACCCTTTGGTAATGGCTTGTCTTTTCCTCACAG
Encoded proteins:
- the LOC109054329 gene encoding CASP8 and FADD-like apoptosis regulator isoform X1, whose translation is MEVLFHTSSLVFYFEAVKVSWNSSLPLFICEQMLRSVTRTALLRMSGLYHTLSQITDELSTDECKRICYLCGSLDMDKFSTDPRGMLQSVLFQTRMDYVFLMELILKIKRYDLLQEVLSTNKSTVEGLLKNGHSVSEYRVLMADVSEDMDTEDLKSLAFLLRGTLPEHKLENVQSFLDIVVELEKLDQLSSEKMDLIEHCLRSIHRADLAKKISHYQQTVLMTKQGSSPPDRLQFCRMPSPNCSFGVSTASCNVRPISKFCDKPTTVKKELLCSSSYRQQQEEVYSMRSDPRGVCLIIDCVGTEGDQLEQTFQALNFHVITHKLLSVRDVQSTLREVTHQQGHYRASAFVCCIISRSRSSDLLATDSHGPRLDLDTVRCLFTSDSCPGLAGKPKLFFIQSYDVSEPQSCAGYMGCEDEAGGELETDAPVLLCCKRTIPVDADIFWSHCWTKGEQLEVPNHQSVYLKALRSSLTEGQKRRTHLVDVHMMVNRAVYDHNHKSPQSSYFLNLRHTLRKNVYLS
- the LOC109054329 gene encoding CASP8 and FADD-like apoptosis regulator isoform X4; this encodes MLQSVLFQTRMDYVFLMELILKIKRYDLLQEVLSTNKSTVEGLLKNGHSVSEYRVLMADVSEDMDTEDLKSLAFLLRGTLPEHKLENVQSFLDIVVELEKLDQLSSEKMDLIEHCLRSIHRADLAKKISHYQQTVLMTKQGSSPPDRLQFCRMPSPNCSFGVSTASCNVRPISKFCDKPTTVKKELLCSSSYRQQQEEVYSMRSDPRGVCLIIDCVGTEGDQLEQTFQALNFHVITHKLLSVRDVQSTLREVTHQQGHYRASAFVCCIISRSRSSDLLATDSHGPRLDLDTVRCLFTSDSCPGLAGKPKLFFIQSYDVSEPQSCAGYMGCEDEAGGELETDAPVLLCCKRTIPVDADIFWSHCWTKGEQLEVPNHQSVYLKALRSSLTEGQKRRTHLVDVHMMVNRAVYDHNHKSPQSSYFLNLRHTLRKNVYLS
- the LOC109054327 gene encoding NADH dehydrogenase [ubiquinone] 1 beta subcomplex subunit 3-like, whose protein sequence is MGGDHGHGHGKLSMPDYKVWKWEGTPLEATQQRLARRGLRDPWARNEAWRYTGSFGIPVTFRDVLLRGFKTGFAAFAVALAVEYAFFPPKKSEH
- the LOC109054329 gene encoding CASP8 and FADD-like apoptosis regulator isoform X2 produces the protein MEVLFHTSSLVFYFEAVKVSWNSSLPLFICEQMLRSVTRTALLRMSGLYHTLSQITDELSTDECKRICYLCGSLDMDKFSTDPRGMLQSVLFQTRMDYVFLMELILKIKRYDLLQEVLSTNKSTVEGLLKNGHSVSEYRVLMADVSEDMDTEDLKSLAFLLRGTLPEHKLENVQSFLDIVVELEKLDQLSSEKMDLIEHCLRSIHRADLAKKISHYQQTVLMTKQGSSPPDRLQFCRMPSPNCSFGVSTASCNVRPISKFCDKPTTVKKELLCSSSYRQQEEVYSMRSDPRGVCLIIDCVGTEGDQLEQTFQALNFHVITHKLLSVRDVQSTLREVTHQQGHYRASAFVCCIISRSRSSDLLATDSHGPRLDLDTVRCLFTSDSCPGLAGKPKLFFIQSYDVSEPQSCAGYMGCEDEAGGELETDAPVLLCCKRTIPVDADIFWSHCWTKGEQLEVPNHQSVYLKALRSSLTEGQKRRTHLVDVHMMVNRAVYDHNHKSPQSSYFLNLRHTLRKNVYLS
- the LOC109054329 gene encoding CASP8 and FADD-like apoptosis regulator isoform X3 translates to MEFLFTAIHLRADAPFSHKNSSLEFLSFWSRMSGLYHTLSQITDELSTDECKRICYLCGSLDMDKFSTDPRGMLQSVLFQTRMDYVFLMELILKIKRYDLLQEVLSTNKSTVEGLLKNGHSVSEYRVLMADVSEDMDTEDLKSLAFLLRGTLPEHKLENVQSFLDIVVELEKLDQLSSEKMDLIEHCLRSIHRADLAKKISHYQQTVLMTKQGSSPPDRLQFCRMPSPNCSFGVSTASCNVRPISKFCDKPTTVKKELLCSSSYRQQQEEVYSMRSDPRGVCLIIDCVGTEGDQLEQTFQALNFHVITHKLLSVRDVQSTLREVTHQQGHYRASAFVCCIISRSRSSDLLATDSHGPRLDLDTVRCLFTSDSCPGLAGKPKLFFIQSYDVSEPQSCAGYMGCEDEAGGELETDAPVLLCCKRTIPVDADIFWSHCWTKGEQLEVPNHQSVYLKALRSSLTEGQKRRTHLVDVHMMVNRAVYDHNHKSPQSSYFLNLRHTLRKNVYLS